A part of Magnetospirillum sp. ME-1 genomic DNA contains:
- the serS gene encoding serine--tRNA ligase yields MHDLKSIRDNPESFDAGLKRRGVEPRSAEILDLDTRRRAAQTAFQEMQARRNEASKQIGALKKSGGDASALMDEVASLKERMPAAEEEDRALGAEIESILASIPNLPAADVPDGPDEEHNVELRKWGTPKTFAFAALDHDAIGAKLGLMDFDGAAKLSGARFVVLKGNLARLQRAIGQFMLDLQTTEHGYTEMDPPLMVKDGAAFGTGQLPKFGEDLFKTNTGHWLIPTAEVPLTNLVGDEILDEKALPIRMTALTPCFRSEAGAAGKDTRGMIRQHQFHKVEMVSIAHPDRSEEEHERMTKCAETVLQRLGLAYRTIVLCTGDMGFSAAKTYDIEVWLPGQQRYREISSCSNCGDFQARRMKARFRPEGEKGTRFVHTLNGSGLAVGRTLIAVMENYQREDGSIEVPEALRPYMGGLEVIG; encoded by the coding sequence ATGCATGACCTGAAGTCCATTCGCGACAATCCCGAATCCTTCGATGCCGGCCTGAAGCGCCGGGGGGTGGAGCCGCGTTCGGCCGAGATTCTTGATCTCGATACCCGCCGCCGCGCCGCCCAGACCGCCTTTCAGGAAATGCAGGCCCGGCGCAACGAGGCGTCGAAGCAGATCGGCGCCCTGAAGAAGAGCGGCGGCGACGCCTCCGCCCTGATGGACGAGGTGGCGAGCCTGAAGGAGCGCATGCCGGCCGCCGAGGAGGAGGACAGGGCGCTGGGCGCCGAAATCGAGTCCATCCTGGCCTCCATCCCCAACCTGCCCGCCGCCGACGTTCCCGATGGCCCCGACGAGGAGCACAACGTCGAGCTGCGCAAGTGGGGGACGCCTAAGACCTTCGCCTTCGCCGCCCTTGACCACGATGCCATCGGCGCCAAGCTGGGATTGATGGATTTCGACGGCGCCGCCAAGCTGTCGGGCGCCCGTTTCGTGGTGCTGAAGGGCAATCTGGCCCGGCTGCAGCGCGCCATCGGCCAGTTCATGCTCGATCTCCAGACCACCGAGCACGGCTATACCGAGATGGACCCGCCCTTGATGGTCAAGGATGGCGCGGCCTTCGGCACCGGCCAGCTCCCTAAGTTCGGCGAGGACCTGTTCAAGACCAATACCGGCCACTGGCTGATTCCCACCGCCGAGGTGCCGCTGACCAATCTGGTGGGCGACGAGATTTTGGACGAGAAGGCGCTTCCCATCCGCATGACGGCGCTCACCCCCTGTTTCCGCTCGGAAGCCGGCGCGGCGGGCAAGGACACCCGCGGCATGATCCGCCAGCACCAGTTCCACAAGGTGGAGATGGTCTCCATCGCCCATCCCGACAGGTCGGAGGAAGAGCACGAGCGCATGACCAAATGCGCCGAGACCGTGCTGCAGCGCTTAGGCCTGGCCTACCGCACCATCGTGCTGTGCACCGGCGACATGGGCTTTTCGGCCGCCAAGACCTACGACATCGAGGTCTGGCTGCCCGGACAGCAGCGCTACCGCGAGATTTCGTCGTGCTCGAACTGCGGCGACTTCCAGGCCCGGCGCATGAAGGCCCGCTTCCGTCCCGAGGGCGAGAAGGGCACCCGTTTCGTCCACACCCTGAACGGGTCCGGCCTCGCCGTGGGCCGTACCCTGATCGCCGTGATGGAGAACTACCAGCGCGAAGACGGCTCCATCGAGGTGCCGGAAGCGCTCCGCCCCTATATGGGCGGGCTGGAGGTCATTGGTTGA
- the surE gene encoding 5'/3'-nucleotidase SurE → MFQPVADPSSLRILISNDDGINAPGIKVLERIARTLSKDVWVVAPETEQSAAGHSLTIRRPLRVRKVSARRYAVDGTPTDAVLLGVNHVLKGKKPHLVLSGINRGSNLGEDVTYSGTVAAAMEGTILGIPAIALSQFINHPHPVKWGTAEHWAPQVIRRLLAKGWSRNVLINVNFPDVIASSVTGIEITRQGKRKIGDEIMERKDPRGEPYVWIGAQRAEDRSTPGTDIEAVVRGAISITPLCFDLTHRDDMKALESAF, encoded by the coding sequence ATGTTCCAGCCGGTCGCCGATCCCTCGTCCTTGCGCATCCTGATTTCCAACGATGACGGCATCAATGCGCCGGGCATCAAGGTGCTGGAGCGCATCGCCCGGACCCTGTCCAAGGATGTCTGGGTGGTGGCCCCCGAAACCGAGCAGAGCGCGGCGGGCCATTCGCTGACCATCCGCCGGCCCTTGCGGGTGCGCAAGGTGTCGGCGCGGCGCTATGCCGTGGACGGCACGCCCACCGATGCGGTGCTGCTGGGCGTCAACCACGTGCTGAAGGGCAAGAAGCCCCATCTGGTGCTGTCGGGCATCAACCGGGGCTCGAACCTGGGCGAGGACGTCACGTATTCGGGCACGGTGGCGGCGGCCATGGAAGGCACCATCCTCGGCATTCCGGCCATCGCGCTGTCCCAGTTCATCAATCATCCCCATCCGGTGAAGTGGGGGACGGCCGAGCATTGGGCGCCCCAGGTCATCCGCCGCCTGCTGGCCAAGGGCTGGAGCCGCAACGTGCTGATCAACGTCAACTTCCCCGACGTGATCGCCTCGTCGGTGACCGGCATCGAGATCACCCGCCAGGGCAAGCGCAAGATCGGCGACGAGATCATGGAGCGCAAGGACCCGCGCGGCGAACCCTATGTGTGGATCGGGGCGCAACGGGCCGAGGACCGCTCGACGCCCGGCACCGACATCGAGGCGGTGGTGCGCGGCGCCATCTCCATCACGCCGCTGTGTTTCGACCTGACCCATCGGGACGACATGAAGGCGCTGGAGTCGGCCTTTTGA
- the scpB gene encoding SMC-Scp complex subunit ScpB, with the protein MTSDPQHLRIVEALIFASAEPVPEGAMAERLPEGVDIPQLLTELETHYAARGFTLARRGDGWAFRTADDLAESLKVERTQERKLSRAAVETLAIIAYHQPVTRAEIEEIRGVALSKGTIDILFAAGWIRPKGRRRTPGRPLTWATTDGFLDHFGLESLADLPGIKELEAAGLLDARAAAGAYGNRAVEEARLVDTADEDETQLDLLDDETLLGIGE; encoded by the coding sequence GTGACAAGCGATCCCCAACACCTGCGTATCGTCGAGGCACTGATCTTCGCTTCCGCCGAGCCGGTGCCGGAAGGGGCCATGGCCGAACGCCTGCCGGAGGGGGTGGATATCCCTCAACTACTGACGGAGTTGGAGACCCATTACGCCGCGCGGGGCTTCACCCTGGCGCGGCGCGGCGACGGCTGGGCGTTTCGCACCGCCGACGATCTGGCGGAATCCTTGAAGGTGGAGCGTACCCAGGAGCGCAAACTGTCGCGTGCCGCGGTCGAGACCCTGGCGATCATCGCCTACCACCAGCCGGTGACCCGCGCCGAGATCGAGGAAATTCGCGGCGTGGCCCTGTCCAAGGGCACCATCGACATCCTGTTCGCCGCCGGCTGGATCCGGCCCAAGGGCCGCCGCCGCACCCCAGGCCGTCCGCTGACCTGGGCCACCACCGACGGCTTCCTCGATCATTTCGGCCTGGAATCCTTGGCCGACTTGCCGGGCATCAAGGAATTGGAGGCCGCCGGCCTGTTGGATGCCAGGGCCGCCGCCGGCGCCTATGGCAACCGCGCGGTGGAAGAGGCGCGGCTGGTGGATACGGCGGACGAGGACGAGACACAATTGGACCTGCTGGACGACGAGACGCTGCTGGGAATCGGGGAGTAA
- a CDS encoding M23 family metallopeptidase: MRHAPHHLVPVLALAALVAACSPSYDSQVPVSRGHDGPLQVQRPAAVTVYAGDTVYSIARRYSLAVRDLIELNNLQPPYQLQPGTVLRLPGGGSDYVVQRGDTLSVLARRFKVDFNTLAATNGKRAPYVLHVGERLTIPGPKASMPAKTAPSGSGNIVVASPNAPGGGGGKPPAAARPDDQPPAYARAPSHSAPPVAALPAAPPARAGSSFLWPVKGEVVAEFGPLPGKGQHNDGINIVAAKGTAIRAAENGVVAYVGNELKGFGNLLLIKHADNWMTAYAHNEKLLVKRGDQVKRGQTIATLGASGSVTSPQLHFEIRRGTEAVNPVDYLQDKVASPAKVYHFAMIAY, from the coding sequence ATGAGGCACGCGCCACATCATCTGGTTCCGGTTCTGGCCCTCGCCGCTCTGGTGGCGGCGTGCTCGCCCAGCTACGATTCCCAGGTGCCGGTGTCGCGGGGCCACGACGGCCCGCTGCAGGTGCAGCGGCCGGCCGCCGTCACCGTCTATGCCGGCGATACCGTCTATTCCATCGCCCGGCGCTATTCCTTGGCGGTCCGCGACCTGATCGAGCTCAACAACCTGCAGCCGCCCTACCAGCTGCAGCCCGGCACGGTGCTGCGCCTGCCCGGCGGCGGGTCCGACTACGTGGTGCAGCGGGGCGACACCCTGTCGGTGCTGGCCCGGCGGTTCAAGGTGGATTTCAACACGCTGGCCGCCACCAACGGCAAGCGGGCCCCCTATGTCCTGCATGTGGGCGAGCGGCTGACCATTCCCGGTCCCAAGGCAAGCATGCCCGCCAAGACGGCTCCGTCCGGCAGCGGCAATATCGTGGTGGCCTCGCCCAACGCGCCGGGGGGAGGAGGGGGCAAGCCGCCCGCCGCCGCCCGGCCCGACGATCAGCCGCCCGCCTATGCCCGCGCCCCCTCCCATTCCGCGCCGCCCGTCGCCGCGCTGCCGGCGGCGCCGCCGGCCCGCGCCGGCTCCAGCTTCCTGTGGCCGGTCAAGGGCGAGGTGGTGGCCGAGTTCGGCCCGCTGCCCGGCAAGGGGCAGCACAACGACGGCATCAACATCGTCGCCGCCAAGGGTACGGCAATCCGCGCCGCCGAGAACGGCGTGGTGGCCTATGTGGGCAACGAGCTGAAGGGCTTCGGCAACCTGCTGCTGATCAAGCACGCCGACAACTGGATGACCGCCTACGCCCACAACGAGAAGCTGCTGGTCAAGCGCGGCGACCAGGTCAAGCGCGGCCAGACCATCGCCACCCTGGGCGCCAGCGGCTCGGTCACCTCGCCGCAATTGCATTTCGAGATCCGCCGGGGAACCGAGGCGGTCAATCCCGTCGATTATCTGCAAGACAAGGTCGCATCGCCGGCAAAAGTGTATCACTTTGCTATGATTGCGTATTGA
- a CDS encoding protein-L-isoaspartate(D-aspartate) O-methyltransferase — MKKAEPRVIRLLMELRRLGVVDTRVLSAIERIPRDLFVAEPFLDQAYENTALPIACAQTISQPLVVGLMSQALEVGERMKVLEVGTGSGYQAAILAKLCRRLYSVERHKPLLAEAENRFRHLRLHNITCRAGDGSRGWPEQAPFDRIMVTAAAPDIPPALVDQLKPDGIMVLPLGDVGGIDQELVRITRTDRGIDIQPFLPVRFVPLVEGMPEE; from the coding sequence ATCAAGAAGGCGGAGCCCCGGGTCATCCGCCTGCTGATGGAATTGCGGCGGCTGGGCGTGGTGGACACGCGGGTCCTGTCGGCCATCGAGCGTATTCCCCGCGACCTGTTCGTCGCCGAGCCCTTTCTGGATCAGGCCTACGAGAATACCGCCCTGCCCATCGCCTGCGCCCAGACCATCAGCCAGCCTTTGGTGGTGGGCCTGATGAGTCAGGCGCTGGAGGTGGGCGAGCGCATGAAGGTGCTGGAGGTGGGCACCGGCTCGGGCTATCAGGCGGCGATCCTGGCCAAGCTGTGCCGGCGGCTTTATTCGGTCGAGCGGCACAAGCCGCTGCTGGCCGAGGCGGAAAACCGCTTCAGGCATCTTCGCCTGCACAACATCACCTGCCGGGCCGGCGACGGCTCGCGCGGCTGGCCGGAACAGGCGCCCTTCGACCGCATCATGGTCACCGCCGCCGCCCCCGACATTCCGCCCGCCCTGGTCGATCAGCTGAAGCCCGACGGCATCATGGTGCTGCCCTTGGGCGACGTGGGCGGCATCGACCAGGAACTGGTGCGCATCACCAGGACCGATCGCGGCATCGACATCCAGCCCTTCCTGCCGGTGCGTTTCGTCCCCCTGGTCGAGGGCATGCCGGAGGAATGA
- the tatB gene encoding Sec-independent protein translocase protein TatB — protein sequence MFDIGWDEMALIAVVSLIVIGPKDLPVVLRQMGRWTRKAREMAAEFHRGMDDMVRESELDELKKQVSKVSDVNLLRQEVDKAIDPTGEMAKAMELPSLDLKGGEDVPPPALASVTDPVPEEIKPAETPARPPEP from the coding sequence ATGTTCGACATCGGCTGGGACGAGATGGCGCTGATCGCCGTGGTCAGCCTGATCGTCATCGGACCCAAGGATCTGCCCGTGGTCCTGCGCCAGATGGGGCGTTGGACCCGCAAGGCCCGCGAGATGGCGGCCGAGTTCCATCGCGGCATGGACGACATGGTGCGCGAATCCGAACTGGACGAGTTGAAGAAGCAGGTATCCAAGGTATCGGATGTCAACCTGCTGCGCCAAGAGGTTGACAAGGCCATCGATCCCACCGGCGAGATGGCCAAGGCCATGGAGCTTCCGTCCCTCGACCTGAAGGGGGGAGAGGACGTGCCGCCGCCGGCGCTTGCCTCGGTCACCGATCCGGTCCCCGAAGAGATCAAGCCCGCCGAGACGCCCGCCCGTCCGCCGGAACCCTAG
- a CDS encoding twin-arginine translocase TatA/TatE family subunit: MGSMSIGHWLIVLVIVLLLFGANKIPKLMGDMAKGVKAFKHGLKDEEEGAAQAAAAPQPQPQVTEAQAAKPAATPDSAPKV; this comes from the coding sequence ATGGGTAGCATGAGTATCGGTCATTGGCTCATCGTTCTGGTCATCGTGCTGCTGCTGTTCGGCGCCAACAAGATTCCGAAGCTGATGGGCGACATGGCCAAGGGCGTGAAGGCCTTCAAGCACGGCCTGAAGGACGAGGAGGAGGGGGCCGCCCAGGCCGCCGCCGCGCCGCAGCCCCAGCCCCAGGTGACGGAAGCCCAGGCCGCCAAGCCGGCCGCCACCCCCGATTCCGCCCCCAAGGTCTAA
- a CDS encoding SPOR domain-containing protein has translation MAKRPGDDYERDLLDIIPERYDADADSHQARAGHRLRSWVLIGGAVIAVGAIVAAGLHFVGGRKGGGLGVPVIKADDRPIKTRPDDRGGMQVPNQDKLVYERMDSAGESEPKVERLLPQPEAAKAPPKTISVPPLSAEPPPANIPPAVAQRPAPIPPKAGEPPAPKTAPAAKVAAQPMEAAPIPPAAAPVPPAYQPVQDRAPAPAAQPEHMAPAVVAQAPRPVAPPPAPAPAVSAKAPASGEFVVQLGAVRAADLADKEWLRIQKANADLLGALKPDIVRVELEGKGTFWRVRAAPLSEQAARQLCAELTARSQGCIVARR, from the coding sequence ATGGCCAAACGTCCCGGCGACGATTACGAACGCGACCTGCTGGACATCATCCCGGAGCGCTATGACGCCGATGCCGATTCCCATCAGGCCCGGGCCGGTCATCGCCTGCGCAGCTGGGTGCTGATCGGCGGCGCGGTGATCGCGGTGGGTGCCATCGTCGCCGCCGGCCTGCATTTCGTGGGCGGGCGCAAGGGCGGCGGCCTGGGCGTGCCGGTGATCAAGGCCGACGACCGCCCCATCAAGACCCGTCCCGACGACCGGGGCGGCATGCAGGTGCCCAACCAGGACAAGCTGGTCTACGAGCGCATGGATTCCGCCGGGGAGAGCGAGCCCAAGGTGGAGCGCCTGCTGCCCCAGCCCGAGGCCGCCAAGGCCCCGCCCAAGACCATTTCCGTGCCGCCGCTGTCGGCCGAGCCCCCACCGGCCAACATTCCCCCCGCCGTGGCCCAACGGCCTGCGCCCATTCCGCCCAAGGCGGGCGAGCCGCCGGCCCCCAAGACCGCTCCGGCGGCCAAGGTGGCGGCCCAGCCCATGGAAGCCGCCCCCATTCCGCCCGCCGCCGCGCCCGTGCCGCCCGCCTACCAGCCGGTGCAGGACCGCGCCCCGGCTCCTGCGGCCCAGCCCGAGCACATGGCCCCCGCCGTGGTGGCCCAGGCGCCCCGCCCCGTGGCCCCGCCGCCGGCTCCGGCGCCCGCCGTCTCGGCCAAGGCTCCGGCCTCGGGCGAGTTCGTGGTGCAGCTGGGTGCGGTGCGCGCCGCCGATCTGGCCGACAAGGAATGGCTGCGCATCCAGAAGGCTAATGCCGACCTGCTGGGCGCCCTGAAGCCCGACATCGTCCGCGTCGAGCTGGAAGGCAAGGGGACGTTCTGGCGGGTGCGCGCCGCGCCCCTGTCGGAACAGGCCGCCCGCCAGCTTTGCGCCGAACTCACCGCCCGATCCCAGGGGTGCATCGTTGCCCGCCGTTAA
- a CDS encoding YbaN family protein: protein MRAVADKGRKVALMIVGWAFVGLGIVGAFLPVMPTTPFMLVALWCFAKSSDRFHAWLFYHPVFGPPLRDWEINRVIPLYAKVIALSSMVVSIVYVVGFTQAPWWAMATMGATCTAGAVFILSKPSRKPL from the coding sequence ATGAGGGCCGTCGCGGACAAGGGCCGCAAGGTCGCGCTGATGATCGTCGGCTGGGCCTTCGTCGGCTTAGGCATCGTCGGTGCCTTCCTGCCGGTGATGCCGACCACGCCGTTCATGCTGGTGGCGCTGTGGTGCTTCGCCAAGTCGTCCGACCGCTTTCACGCCTGGCTGTTCTATCATCCGGTGTTCGGCCCGCCCTTGCGCGACTGGGAGATCAACCGGGTGATTCCCCTTTACGCCAAGGTCATCGCCCTTTCCAGCATGGTGGTCAGCATCGTCTACGTGGTGGGGTTCACCCAGGCGCCGTGGTGGGCGATGGCGACCATGGGCGCCACCTGCACGGCAGGCGCGGTGTTCATCCTTTCCAAACCAAGCCGCAAGCCCCTTTAA
- the tatC gene encoding twin-arginine translocase subunit TatC — MIESHDDKTMPLLEHLIELRRRLIWSAISFIIAFGICYYFSNEIYEFLLEPYSKAALAKGGNRRLIYTAPTEAFFTFMKVSAFAGAALCFPIWAGQLWAFVAPGLYKHEKQAFLPFLVATPILFGLGAAMVYYLVLPNLYTYLLGFENLLGGPSTLPIQMEAKVNESLSLIMTLIFAFGLAFQMPVLLTLLARVGLVTAQGLADKRRFAIVGNFVFAAVVTPPDVVSQLSLAIPMVGLYEISILSARWAEKKRDEALADDGADDDTPHDETDFNS, encoded by the coding sequence TTGATCGAGTCCCACGACGACAAGACCATGCCGTTGCTCGAGCACCTGATCGAGCTGCGCCGACGGCTGATCTGGTCGGCCATCTCGTTCATCATCGCCTTCGGGATTTGCTACTACTTCTCCAACGAGATCTACGAGTTCCTGCTGGAGCCCTATTCCAAGGCGGCGCTGGCCAAGGGCGGCAACCGCCGCCTGATCTATACCGCGCCCACCGAGGCGTTCTTCACCTTCATGAAGGTGTCGGCCTTCGCCGGCGCGGCCCTGTGCTTTCCCATCTGGGCGGGGCAGCTGTGGGCCTTCGTGGCGCCGGGCCTCTACAAGCACGAGAAGCAGGCCTTCCTGCCCTTCCTGGTGGCCACCCCCATCCTGTTCGGCCTGGGCGCCGCCATGGTCTATTACCTGGTGCTGCCCAACCTCTACACCTATCTGCTCGGCTTCGAGAACCTGCTGGGCGGGCCCAGCACGCTGCCCATCCAGATGGAGGCCAAGGTCAACGAATCCCTGTCGTTGATCATGACCCTGATCTTCGCCTTCGGGCTGGCCTTCCAGATGCCGGTGCTGCTGACCCTGCTGGCCCGGGTCGGGCTGGTGACCGCGCAAGGCCTGGCCGACAAGCGCCGCTTCGCCATTGTCGGCAATTTCGTCTTCGCCGCCGTGGTCACGCCGCCCGACGTGGTCAGCCAGCTGTCGCTGGCCATTCCCATGGTCGGCCTTTACGAGATTTCCATTCTGTCCGCCCGCTGGGCCGAGAAGAAGCGGGACGAGGCCCTGGCCGACGACGGGGCCGACGACGACACCCCCCACGACGAGACCGATTTCAATTCGTAG
- a CDS encoding segregation and condensation protein A, translated as MSRTPTFAFEEDRPERAPAERLLLDLDGWEGPLDVLLQLARDQKVDLARISILKLADQYLDFVQKVGREQIDLAAEYLVMAAWLAYLKSRLLLPEPEPEPGEEMSPAEMAAALAFRLQRLEAMQKAGTALFTRRLLGRDVFARGAPEDIEVKSRSIFDLDLYDLLKAYADHVVRNSVRTLTVEAPDLWSVEHALARLEAMLGIGSLPDWSVLMAYLPAIEGDELKMKSAVASTFVAALELAKQGKLVLRQDGAAYSPIYIRAGQGEGREE; from the coding sequence GTGAGCCGCACGCCGACCTTCGCCTTCGAGGAGGATCGGCCGGAGCGCGCCCCGGCCGAACGGCTGCTGCTGGATCTCGACGGCTGGGAAGGCCCGCTGGACGTTCTGCTGCAACTGGCCCGCGACCAGAAGGTGGATCTGGCCAGGATCTCCATCCTGAAACTGGCCGACCAGTACCTTGATTTCGTTCAGAAGGTCGGGCGCGAGCAGATCGACCTGGCTGCCGAATACCTGGTGATGGCGGCGTGGCTGGCCTATCTCAAAAGCCGCCTGCTGCTGCCCGAGCCGGAGCCCGAGCCGGGCGAGGAGATGAGCCCGGCGGAAATGGCCGCCGCGCTGGCCTTCCGCCTGCAGCGCCTGGAGGCCATGCAGAAGGCCGGCACAGCCCTGTTCACGCGCCGCCTGCTGGGCCGCGACGTCTTCGCCCGGGGCGCGCCCGAGGACATCGAGGTGAAAAGCCGCTCCATCTTCGACCTCGACCTCTATGACCTGTTGAAGGCCTATGCCGATCACGTGGTGCGCAATTCGGTGCGCACGCTCACCGTCGAGGCCCCCGATCTGTGGTCGGTGGAGCACGCCCTGGCGCGGCTGGAGGCCATGTTGGGCATCGGCAGCCTGCCCGACTGGTCGGTACTGATGGCCTATCTTCCCGCCATCGAGGGCGACGAACTGAAGATGAAATCGGCGGTGGCATCCACCTTCGTCGCCGCCCTGGAACTGGCCAAGCAGGGCAAGCTGGTGCTGCGCCAGGACGGTGCCGCCTATTCGCCCATCTACATCCGCGCCGGACAAGGCGAGGGGAGGGAAGAGTGA
- the nagZ gene encoding beta-N-acetylhexosaminidase: protein MPAVNAAIFGCSGLVLTPAEREFFQRVNPLGFILFARNVDSPDQVKALVDSLRHCVGRADAPVLIDQEGGRVQRLKPPHWRKAPPGEPFAALAARDLDAAREALRLNFRLIGAELADLGIDVDCAPVLDVPIPGAHDVIGDRAYGRTAQSVIDLAGAVIDGLLDEGVLPVIKHIPGHGRAMVDSHLDLPVVDTPLAELESQDFPPFHAYRHAPWAMTAHVVYTALDAARPATTSRVVIDKVIRGAIGFDGLLISDDLSMKALGGSFEDRTRASLEAGCDVVLHCNGDMAEMTAIASELRPLSAAAEVRVAHGLANKRQRMPFDRKAAGERVASLLGPSP from the coding sequence TTGCCCGCCGTTAACGCCGCCATCTTCGGCTGCTCCGGGCTGGTCCTCACTCCGGCCGAGCGCGAGTTCTTCCAGCGCGTCAACCCGCTGGGCTTCATCCTGTTCGCCCGCAACGTGGACAGCCCCGATCAGGTCAAGGCGCTGGTGGACTCCTTGCGCCACTGCGTGGGCCGCGCCGACGCGCCGGTGCTGATCGACCAGGAAGGCGGCAGGGTGCAGCGCCTGAAGCCGCCACACTGGCGAAAGGCTCCCCCCGGCGAGCCCTTCGCCGCCCTGGCCGCCCGTGATCTCGACGCCGCGAGGGAGGCTCTGCGCCTCAATTTCCGCCTGATCGGGGCCGAGCTGGCGGATCTGGGCATCGACGTGGATTGCGCCCCCGTCCTCGACGTGCCCATTCCCGGTGCCCATGACGTCATCGGCGACCGCGCCTACGGCCGCACCGCCCAGTCGGTGATCGATCTGGCCGGCGCGGTGATCGACGGGCTGCTGGACGAAGGCGTGCTGCCGGTGATCAAGCACATTCCCGGCCACGGCCGCGCCATGGTGGACAGCCATCTCGACCTGCCGGTGGTCGATACTCCGCTGGCCGAGCTGGAGAGTCAGGACTTCCCGCCCTTCCACGCTTACCGCCATGCGCCCTGGGCCATGACGGCGCATGTGGTCTACACCGCCCTTGACGCGGCACGGCCGGCCACCACCTCAAGGGTGGTGATCGACAAGGTGATCCGCGGCGCCATCGGCTTCGACGGCCTGCTGATCTCCGACGATCTGTCCATGAAGGCGCTGGGCGGCAGCTTCGAGGACCGCACCCGCGCCAGTCTGGAGGCGGGTTGCGACGTGGTGCTTCACTGCAACGGCGACATGGCCGAGATGACCGCCATCGCGTCGGAGCTGCGCCCCTTGAGCGCGGCGGCCGAGGTGCGGGTGGCCCATGGCCTGGCTAATAAGCGCCAGCGGATGCCCTTCGACCGCAAGGCCGCCGGGGAGCGGGTCGCCTCGCTGCTCGGGCCATCCCCATGA
- a CDS encoding site-2 protease family protein, with amino-acid sequence MMGDLGGLLFGITIWAIPLVFAVTLHEAAHGYAAKACGDDTADRLGRISLNPLKHIDPFGTIILPGLLLALGGVMFGWAKPVPVNFSRLRNPRRDMVIVAAAGPAMNLALAVSAVLAVRLVPVMPDAIRGWYFLNLDNAIYFNLLLAVFNMIPIPPLDGGRVAVGILPRFLAWHLARLEKAGMLILIAALFLFPLLGNQIGMDLDVFRWLVQGPVDSIGRFLVRALGP; translated from the coding sequence ATGATGGGCGATCTGGGTGGGCTGCTGTTCGGCATCACCATCTGGGCGATTCCCCTGGTCTTCGCCGTAACGCTGCACGAGGCGGCTCACGGCTATGCCGCCAAGGCCTGCGGCGACGACACCGCCGACCGGCTGGGGCGCATCTCGCTCAATCCGCTGAAGCATATCGACCCGTTCGGCACCATCATCCTGCCCGGCCTGCTGCTGGCCCTAGGCGGCGTGATGTTCGGCTGGGCCAAGCCGGTGCCGGTCAATTTCAGCCGCCTGCGCAATCCCCGCCGCGACATGGTGATCGTCGCGGCCGCCGGACCGGCCATGAATCTGGCCCTGGCGGTCAGCGCGGTGCTGGCGGTGCGTCTGGTGCCGGTGATGCCCGATGCGATTCGCGGCTGGTACTTCCTCAATCTGGACAACGCCATCTATTTCAATCTGCTGCTGGCGGTGTTCAACATGATCCCCATCCCCCCGCTGGATGGCGGACGGGTGGCGGTGGGCATCCTGCCGCGTTTCCTGGCCTGGCATCTGGCCCGTCTGGAAAAGGCGGGGATGCTGATCCTGATCGCCGCCTTGTTCCTGTTCCCCCTGCTGGGCAACCAGATCGGCATGGATCTGGACGTGTTCCGCTGGCTGGTCCAGGGCCCGGTGGACAGCATCGGCCGCTTCCTGGTGAGGGCCCTGGGGCCGTGA